In Schaalia sp. JY-X169, the following are encoded in one genomic region:
- a CDS encoding AAA family ATPase, giving the protein MYLKELTAAGFKSFASTTRFRFEPGITAIVGPNGSGKSNVVDALSWVMGEQGAKSLRGSNMSDVIFAGGTTRGALGRAHVELTIDNSDGKLPIAYSEVTISRTMFRSGGSEYAINRSPVRLLDVQELLSDSGLGRQMHVIVGQGQLDTVLSASPVDRRLFIDEAAGVAKHRRRKERALRKLESMDANLVRVLDLTEEMRARLRPLARQAKAAREAAGVRYRLGYATARILGDDLVVSRAKLDRDLERLERLRDSARRETDALEELKERQKAVVGQQSRFRERAEQVGELYRDFTEARERFVAVEEIAQERASSAARTPTAVSQSSVDLADERAKEAAAEAQLLRSATEASDVAYRDASVGRELGESKVRDAEKVLRQVTADLRAAQESFARLKRDAETAALAVEASAGQVRGARERLTAANGRCDGARKAVADFVSTSPHHDSGLLTGIAGDTVGSEAAAYEDAAREEQEARDRLAVSERLERDCREDVSRLRSRRETLAASLEGGREATPSRSEEVRHFRDRIGVSPRLEDVLVIERGWEEAITALLGTMLSARVVVGEGESRNLLGQMPDMLSAPDLGAAGLVFTDTPAGRGGGVEGPVAALQPEPELLALAQECGVSPAHDVVKSASAPGASPGSYLERLLADTWVCDEVGGALAFLDRLEAEMVPGSDPQSTPTIATRHGAVLGHDYVRLRGQQETSRLSLRADLEETSAQEARANDALEDATRSVETARSTLTDAVKRKNEALTRLRAADAERAKHAQEAARLNALAHASEVDVDRIAKQVEDAQKRLEHSRMLAAEAEAKVPAADPSEDSRALADASSAVEAARQALQEAWAAENQARLDAHVARERSTAADRQARAFAAQAQSLREDRARQVAREAAAKHAVGGFQSVMTKAREGAARAEGAAGQALSLRTQARERFEELSSEAEQLLMQIGAIEKERASGNDELLQTEVAVAQERSQVTALEEKAKTLVEDYGRLLNLRMPSLLGKYGNTESAGSGEVPASSEEHGGANPEEDTQVNTDALCGDAIVASFGPHVPWNPQPPHPEEGDAEEGDDLNSNVVFTRQQAEEERGRAERALSRLGIVNPLAVEEYEAASSRYNFLQTQVEDLNRSKSDLLALIKEVDAQVKSAFTDAFADTAQKFERTFSVLFPGGTGRLELTDPDDPLTTGVEIYARPSGKRVTRLSLLSGGERSLAALAYLIAIFEARPSPFYVLDEIEAALDDINLTRVLRLLEDLRRESQLLIITHQKRTMEFADALYGVTMKDGITAVMSHRMAG; this is encoded by the coding sequence GTGTATCTCAAAGAGTTAACCGCCGCCGGATTCAAGTCTTTTGCTTCGACCACCCGGTTTCGCTTTGAACCGGGCATCACCGCCATTGTTGGGCCCAACGGGTCCGGCAAATCCAATGTCGTAGACGCATTATCCTGGGTGATGGGGGAGCAGGGGGCTAAATCTCTGCGTGGCTCCAACATGTCCGACGTGATTTTCGCCGGGGGAACAACCCGTGGCGCCCTCGGGCGTGCTCACGTTGAGCTCACCATAGACAACTCCGATGGAAAGCTCCCGATCGCCTACTCGGAAGTCACGATCTCGCGAACGATGTTTCGCTCAGGCGGCTCCGAATACGCAATTAACCGCTCTCCCGTGCGTCTCCTTGATGTTCAGGAGCTCCTTTCCGATTCTGGGTTGGGGCGGCAAATGCACGTCATTGTGGGCCAGGGGCAACTGGACACAGTGCTGTCTGCATCGCCGGTCGACAGGCGGCTCTTTATAGACGAGGCCGCGGGCGTTGCCAAGCACCGGCGCCGTAAGGAACGTGCGCTACGCAAGTTGGAGTCGATGGATGCCAACCTGGTTCGCGTCCTCGACCTCACAGAAGAGATGCGGGCACGACTGCGTCCACTGGCACGTCAGGCAAAAGCAGCGCGGGAAGCGGCAGGGGTGCGCTATCGTCTGGGCTACGCAACCGCCCGGATCCTCGGGGATGACCTGGTCGTGTCCCGCGCCAAGCTGGACCGCGACCTCGAACGACTTGAGAGACTACGTGACTCAGCACGGCGCGAGACCGACGCCCTCGAAGAGCTGAAGGAACGTCAGAAGGCTGTCGTGGGACAGCAATCCCGCTTCCGGGAGCGCGCCGAGCAGGTTGGTGAGCTGTACAGGGATTTCACTGAGGCAAGAGAGCGATTCGTTGCGGTTGAAGAGATAGCTCAAGAACGGGCCTCCTCCGCCGCACGCACACCGACGGCCGTGTCGCAGAGTTCCGTGGATCTTGCGGACGAAAGAGCCAAGGAGGCCGCCGCGGAGGCGCAACTTCTTCGTAGTGCCACTGAGGCGAGCGACGTTGCTTACCGGGATGCCAGCGTCGGGCGTGAGTTGGGTGAATCGAAGGTGCGCGATGCTGAAAAGGTCCTACGGCAGGTGACCGCTGATCTACGAGCTGCCCAAGAGAGCTTTGCGCGCCTCAAGCGAGATGCGGAGACCGCTGCCCTTGCCGTGGAGGCCTCGGCGGGACAGGTGCGGGGCGCACGCGAGCGGTTGACCGCGGCAAACGGACGTTGTGACGGTGCTCGCAAGGCAGTTGCTGATTTTGTGAGTACCTCACCCCACCACGATTCGGGTCTCCTTACCGGCATTGCGGGAGACACCGTCGGTTCGGAGGCCGCCGCATACGAGGACGCGGCGCGTGAGGAACAGGAAGCACGGGATCGGCTCGCAGTATCCGAGAGGTTGGAGCGGGACTGCCGCGAGGATGTTTCTAGACTGCGTTCAAGGCGGGAGACTCTAGCTGCTTCGCTTGAAGGGGGCCGTGAGGCAACCCCGTCAAGATCTGAGGAAGTGAGGCACTTCCGGGATCGGATTGGGGTCAGCCCGAGGCTTGAGGACGTTCTCGTCATTGAGCGCGGTTGGGAAGAGGCGATAACCGCGCTTCTGGGAACCATGCTCTCCGCGCGCGTTGTCGTCGGTGAAGGTGAGAGCCGCAACCTACTCGGTCAGATGCCCGACATGTTGAGCGCCCCCGACTTAGGTGCGGCGGGTCTTGTCTTCACAGATACTCCCGCGGGTCGAGGGGGCGGCGTTGAAGGGCCTGTGGCGGCCCTCCAGCCGGAACCCGAGCTATTAGCACTGGCACAGGAGTGCGGGGTCAGCCCGGCACATGATGTCGTGAAGTCGGCATCTGCACCCGGGGCTTCACCGGGTTCCTACCTCGAGCGGTTACTCGCGGACACCTGGGTCTGCGACGAGGTGGGCGGCGCCCTTGCTTTCCTGGACCGTCTGGAAGCCGAGATGGTGCCGGGTTCGGACCCGCAGTCCACGCCCACAATTGCAACGCGTCACGGTGCGGTCCTTGGCCATGATTACGTGCGTTTGCGGGGTCAGCAGGAAACGTCACGTTTGTCCCTGCGTGCCGACTTGGAGGAAACGTCGGCCCAGGAGGCTCGCGCTAATGACGCCCTCGAGGACGCGACTCGCAGTGTTGAGACTGCGCGTTCCACTCTTACGGATGCGGTGAAGCGAAAGAACGAGGCTCTGACCCGGCTTCGCGCGGCAGATGCTGAGAGGGCGAAACATGCTCAGGAGGCCGCCCGCCTGAACGCCCTCGCCCACGCTAGTGAAGTTGACGTTGACCGAATAGCGAAGCAGGTGGAGGACGCGCAGAAGCGCCTGGAGCACAGCCGAATGCTCGCGGCGGAAGCGGAGGCAAAGGTACCTGCCGCGGACCCGTCTGAGGATTCGCGGGCTTTGGCAGACGCTTCGTCAGCGGTCGAGGCAGCACGCCAGGCTCTACAGGAGGCTTGGGCGGCAGAGAACCAGGCCCGGTTGGACGCCCATGTCGCTAGGGAAAGATCCACGGCTGCTGACCGCCAAGCACGAGCTTTCGCCGCGCAGGCGCAGAGCCTACGTGAGGATCGTGCGCGCCAGGTCGCTCGCGAGGCCGCAGCCAAGCACGCCGTTGGTGGTTTTCAGTCGGTGATGACTAAGGCACGTGAAGGTGCTGCCCGGGCCGAGGGCGCTGCTGGGCAGGCCCTGAGTTTGCGTACACAAGCCCGGGAGCGCTTCGAGGAGCTGTCGTCCGAGGCCGAGCAGTTGCTGATGCAGATTGGTGCCATCGAGAAGGAACGTGCAAGCGGCAACGACGAATTGCTTCAGACCGAAGTGGCAGTTGCTCAGGAACGCTCCCAGGTCACCGCGCTGGAAGAGAAAGCGAAGACCCTGGTCGAGGACTACGGCAGACTGCTGAATCTACGCATGCCATCCCTGCTGGGTAAGTACGGGAATACGGAATCTGCCGGCAGTGGGGAAGTCCCGGCTTCATCGGAAGAACATGGTGGCGCAAACCCTGAAGAAGATACCCAGGTCAACACGGACGCCTTGTGCGGGGACGCAATAGTTGCCTCGTTTGGGCCTCACGTGCCGTGGAACCCTCAGCCGCCCCACCCGGAAGAAGGAGACGCGGAAGAGGGAGACGACCTCAACTCAAATGTCGTGTTCACACGTCAGCAGGCGGAAGAAGAACGAGGGCGAGCTGAGCGTGCCCTCTCGCGCCTGGGGATAGTCAATCCTCTGGCCGTCGAGGAGTATGAGGCGGCGTCGTCACGGTACAACTTCTTGCAGACGCAGGTGGAGGACCTTAACCGCTCCAAGTCTGATTTGCTGGCGCTGATAAAGGAAGTTGACGCGCAGGTTAAGTCGGCTTTCACTGACGCGTTTGCGGATACTGCGCAGAAGTTTGAAAGAACCTTCTCAGTCCTCTTCCCCGGTGGAACTGGACGCCTAGAGCTGACGGATCCAGACGACCCCCTCACCACAGGGGTAGAAATCTATGCTCGGCCGTCCGGAAAACGCGTTACAAGGTTGTCTCTACTCAGTGGTGGCGAACGTTCTCTGGCGGCACTGGCCTACCTGATAGCGATCTTTGAGGCGAGGCCGTCACCGTTCTATGTACTTGATGAGATCGAAGCGGCACTAGACGACATTAACCTGACCAGGGTTCTGCGCCTGCTGGAAGATCTGCGTCGCGAAAGCCAGCTGCTTATCATCACCCACCAGAAGCGGACCATGGAGTTCGCCGACGCGCTCTATGGCGTGACCATGAAAGACGGTATCACTGCGGTAATGTCACACAGAATGGCAGGCTAA
- the ftsY gene encoding signal recognition particle-docking protein FtsY has translation MNTLTEFFTTPLGLLIAALVLIVVVAVIVRAVRSGKSAPQEPAEKAKPAPATPPPEEVEEVATAEDTEAVAPALEEPEAVRSRMQRLRARMASSGGIGKALLAVFARGDLSASDWEEIEDTLLLADVGLGPTEEIIARLRDEARVRGSLDSEAAREVLRDELLKLVDPGMDRSLNLEPVTASSGKLGPAAVLVVGVNGTGKTTTVGKMARLLRAEDKTVVLGAADTFRAAASEQLATWGSRVGVPVVASDREGGDPASVAFEAVKVGLEAGSDVVIVDTAGRLQTKTALMDELGKIRRVMEKQVPVGEVLLVLDATTGQNGMKQAQVFAQAVGITGIVLTKLDGSAKGGIVISVQKELGVPVKLVGLGEGPDDLAPFDPSGFVDAIVGE, from the coding sequence ATGAACACGCTAACTGAGTTCTTCACAACACCGCTAGGACTCTTGATTGCAGCCCTAGTCTTGATTGTTGTCGTGGCCGTTATTGTTCGGGCGGTGCGTTCTGGGAAATCAGCACCCCAAGAACCCGCTGAGAAGGCGAAGCCAGCTCCTGCAACCCCACCTCCGGAAGAGGTTGAGGAGGTTGCGACTGCTGAAGACACCGAGGCTGTTGCCCCTGCTCTTGAAGAGCCGGAGGCCGTGCGAAGTCGCATGCAGCGCCTCCGCGCTCGCATGGCGTCGTCGGGTGGCATTGGGAAGGCTCTTCTCGCTGTCTTTGCTCGCGGTGACCTGAGTGCCTCCGATTGGGAAGAAATTGAAGACACCCTCCTGCTAGCCGATGTTGGTCTTGGCCCAACAGAAGAGATCATTGCGAGACTGCGGGACGAGGCGCGGGTTCGCGGAAGCCTCGACTCTGAGGCAGCTAGGGAAGTGCTCCGCGATGAGCTGCTGAAACTAGTTGATCCGGGCATGGATAGGTCGTTGAACCTGGAGCCCGTTACTGCCAGCAGTGGAAAGCTCGGTCCGGCAGCCGTCCTCGTCGTCGGAGTCAATGGAACAGGGAAGACTACGACGGTTGGAAAGATGGCTCGACTACTGCGCGCCGAGGATAAGACCGTTGTTTTGGGTGCCGCGGACACATTCAGGGCCGCTGCAAGCGAGCAGCTGGCGACTTGGGGTTCGCGGGTTGGAGTGCCAGTTGTCGCCTCAGATCGAGAAGGTGGGGATCCGGCCTCGGTCGCTTTTGAGGCAGTAAAGGTAGGGCTGGAAGCCGGGTCTGATGTCGTGATTGTTGATACGGCAGGCAGACTGCAGACCAAGACCGCACTGATGGACGAGCTGGGGAAGATTCGGCGCGTCATGGAAAAACAGGTTCCAGTTGGAGAGGTCTTGTTGGTGCTGGATGCCACCACGGGACAAAATGGTATGAAGCAGGCCCAGGTGTTTGCGCAGGCCGTGGGAATCACAGGGATTGTGCTCACAAAGTTGGATGGGTCTGCGAAGGGTGGAATTGTCATCTCCGTCCAAAAAGAACTGGGCGTTCCCGTCAAGCTGGTGGGCCTAGGTGAGGGGCCGGATGATCTGGCACCATTTGATCCCAGCGGCTTTGTTGACGCTATCGTTGGGGAATAA